One region of Manis pentadactyla isolate mManPen7 chromosome 9, mManPen7.hap1, whole genome shotgun sequence genomic DNA includes:
- the NUAK2 gene encoding NUAK family SNF1-like kinase 2 isoform X1, with the protein MESLALPRRPGPAPSAAAALAAGLARPLSDGLIKSPKPLMKKQAVKRHHHKHNLRHRYEFLETLGKGTYGKVKKARESSGRLVAIKSIRKDKIKDEQDLMHIRREIEIMSSLSHPHIIAIHEVFENNSKIVIIMEYASRGDLYDYVSEQQPLSEHDARHFFRQIVSAVHYCHQNRVVHRDLKLENILLDANGNIKIADFGLSNLYHQGKFLQTFCGSPLYASPEIVNGKPYTGPEVDSWSLGVLLYILVHGTMPFDGQDHKTLVKQISDGAYREPPKPSDACGLIRWLLMVNPTRRATLEDVASHWWVNWGYTTRVGEQEALHESGHPGSDSGWASMADWLRRSSRPLLENGAKVRSFFRQHTLGGGGISPGLERQHSLKKSRKENDMAQPLQGDPADDTPPRPGRGTLRLPKSILKKASTSSEQAQEGPEAAPVLPRKGILKPPRQRESGYYSSPEPSESGELLDAGDVFVSGESVEKPPQAPGLLLHRKGILKHNGKFSRAAPELAAPSTFGSLDELASPRPAARASRPSGAVSEDSILSNESFDQLDLPERLSEPPLRGCVSVDNLMGLEEPPAEGPGSRGLRGWWQDPLGDSCFSLTDCQEVTEAYRQALGACSKLS; encoded by the exons ATGGAGTCCTTGGCTTTACCTCGGCGCCCCGGCCCGGCTCcctcggccgccgccgccctggccGCGGGGCTCGCCCGGCCCCTGTCCGATGGGCTCATCAAGTCGCCCAAGCCCCTGATGAAGAAGCAGGCGGTGAAGCGGCACCATCACAAGCACAACCTGCGGCACCGCTACGAGTTCCTGGAGACCCTGGGCAAGGGCACCTACGGGAAGGTGAAGAAGGCGCGGGAGAGCTCGGGACGCTTG GTGGCCATCAAGTCAATCCGGAAAGACAAAATTAAAGATGAGCAAGATCTGATGCACATTCGGCGAGAGATTGAGATCATGTCATCACTCAGCCACCCACACATCATTGCCATCCATGAAG TGTTTGAGAACAACAGCAAGATCGTGATCATCATGGAGTACGCCAGCCGGGGTGACCTGTATGACTACGTCAGCGAGCAGCAGCCGCTCAGCGAGCACGATGCCCGACATTTCTTCCGGCAGATCGTCTCCGCCGTGCACTACTGCCACCAG AACAGGGTTGTGCATCGGGATCTCAAGCTGGAGAACATCCTCTTAGATGCCAATGGGAATATCAAG ATCGCTGACTTTGGCCTCTCCAACCTCTACCACCAAGGGAAGTTCCTGCAGACATTCTGCGGGAGCCCCCTCTATGCCTCGCCCGAAATCGTTAACGGGAAGCCCTACACGGGCCCAGAG GTGGACAGCTGGTCCCTGGGCGTTCTCCTGTACATCCTGGTGCATGGCACCATGCCCTTTGACGGGCAGGACCATAAGACGTTGGTGAAACAGATCAGCGATGGGGCCTACCGGGAGCCACCTAAGCCCTCTG ACGCCTGTGGCCTGATCCGGTGGCTGTTAATGGTGAACCCCACCCGCCGAGCCACCCTGGAGGATGTGGCCAGTCACTGGTGGGTCAACTGGGGCTACACCACCCGTGTGGGGGAGCAGGAGGCCCTGCACGAGAGCGGGCACCCTGGCAGCGACTCTGGCTGGGCCTCCATGGCTGACTGGCTCCGGCGGTCCTCCCGCCCCCTCCTGGAGAACGGGGCCAAGGTGCGCAGCTTCTTCAGGCAGCACacactggggggagggggcatCAGCCCCGGCCTGGAGCGCCAGCATTCACTCAAGAAGTCACGCAAAGAGAATGACATGGCGCAGCCTCTCCAGGGGGACCCAGCTGATGACACACCCCCTCGCCCTGGGAGGGGCACCCTCAGGCTGCCAAAGAGCATTCTCAAGAAAGCGTCGACCTCCTCAGAGCAGGCACAGGAGGGCCCCGAGGCTGCCCCTGTGCTGCCCAGGAAGGGCATCCTCAAGCCACCTCGGCAGCGGGAGTCTGGCTATTACTCTTCCCCTGAGCCCAGCGAGTCTGGGGAGCTCCTGGATGCCGGGGATGTGTTCGTGAGCGGGGAGTCCGTGGAGAAGCCCCCTCAAGCCCCGGGGCTGCTGCTGCACCGCAAAGGCATCCTCAAGCACAACGGCAAGTTCTCCCGCGCAGCCCCGGAGCTCGCGGCCCCGTCCACCTTTGGCTCCTTGGACGAGCTGGCCTCACCTCGCCCTGCAGCCAGGGCCAGCCGCCCCTCGGGGGCTGTGAGTGAGGACAGCATCCTGTCCAACGAGTCCTTTGACCAGCTGGACTTGCCCGAACGGCTTTCTGAGCCCCCGCTCCGGGGCTGCGTGTCTGTGGACAACCTCATGGGGCTTGAGGAGCCCCCGGCGGAGGGCCCTGGGAGCAGGGGCCTGAGGGGCTGGTGGCAGGACCCCCTGGGGGATAGCTGCTTTTCCCTGACAGACTGCCAGGAGGTGACAGAGGCCTACCGCCAGGCCCTGGGGGCCTGCTCCAAGCTCAGCTGA
- the NUAK2 gene encoding NUAK family SNF1-like kinase 2 isoform X2, whose amino-acid sequence MHIRREIEIMSSLSHPHIIAIHEVFENNSKIVIIMEYASRGDLYDYVSEQQPLSEHDARHFFRQIVSAVHYCHQNRVVHRDLKLENILLDANGNIKIADFGLSNLYHQGKFLQTFCGSPLYASPEIVNGKPYTGPEVDSWSLGVLLYILVHGTMPFDGQDHKTLVKQISDGAYREPPKPSDACGLIRWLLMVNPTRRATLEDVASHWWVNWGYTTRVGEQEALHESGHPGSDSGWASMADWLRRSSRPLLENGAKVRSFFRQHTLGGGGISPGLERQHSLKKSRKENDMAQPLQGDPADDTPPRPGRGTLRLPKSILKKASTSSEQAQEGPEAAPVLPRKGILKPPRQRESGYYSSPEPSESGELLDAGDVFVSGESVEKPPQAPGLLLHRKGILKHNGKFSRAAPELAAPSTFGSLDELASPRPAARASRPSGAVSEDSILSNESFDQLDLPERLSEPPLRGCVSVDNLMGLEEPPAEGPGSRGLRGWWQDPLGDSCFSLTDCQEVTEAYRQALGACSKLS is encoded by the exons ATGCACATTCGGCGAGAGATTGAGATCATGTCATCACTCAGCCACCCACACATCATTGCCATCCATGAAG TGTTTGAGAACAACAGCAAGATCGTGATCATCATGGAGTACGCCAGCCGGGGTGACCTGTATGACTACGTCAGCGAGCAGCAGCCGCTCAGCGAGCACGATGCCCGACATTTCTTCCGGCAGATCGTCTCCGCCGTGCACTACTGCCACCAG AACAGGGTTGTGCATCGGGATCTCAAGCTGGAGAACATCCTCTTAGATGCCAATGGGAATATCAAG ATCGCTGACTTTGGCCTCTCCAACCTCTACCACCAAGGGAAGTTCCTGCAGACATTCTGCGGGAGCCCCCTCTATGCCTCGCCCGAAATCGTTAACGGGAAGCCCTACACGGGCCCAGAG GTGGACAGCTGGTCCCTGGGCGTTCTCCTGTACATCCTGGTGCATGGCACCATGCCCTTTGACGGGCAGGACCATAAGACGTTGGTGAAACAGATCAGCGATGGGGCCTACCGGGAGCCACCTAAGCCCTCTG ACGCCTGTGGCCTGATCCGGTGGCTGTTAATGGTGAACCCCACCCGCCGAGCCACCCTGGAGGATGTGGCCAGTCACTGGTGGGTCAACTGGGGCTACACCACCCGTGTGGGGGAGCAGGAGGCCCTGCACGAGAGCGGGCACCCTGGCAGCGACTCTGGCTGGGCCTCCATGGCTGACTGGCTCCGGCGGTCCTCCCGCCCCCTCCTGGAGAACGGGGCCAAGGTGCGCAGCTTCTTCAGGCAGCACacactggggggagggggcatCAGCCCCGGCCTGGAGCGCCAGCATTCACTCAAGAAGTCACGCAAAGAGAATGACATGGCGCAGCCTCTCCAGGGGGACCCAGCTGATGACACACCCCCTCGCCCTGGGAGGGGCACCCTCAGGCTGCCAAAGAGCATTCTCAAGAAAGCGTCGACCTCCTCAGAGCAGGCACAGGAGGGCCCCGAGGCTGCCCCTGTGCTGCCCAGGAAGGGCATCCTCAAGCCACCTCGGCAGCGGGAGTCTGGCTATTACTCTTCCCCTGAGCCCAGCGAGTCTGGGGAGCTCCTGGATGCCGGGGATGTGTTCGTGAGCGGGGAGTCCGTGGAGAAGCCCCCTCAAGCCCCGGGGCTGCTGCTGCACCGCAAAGGCATCCTCAAGCACAACGGCAAGTTCTCCCGCGCAGCCCCGGAGCTCGCGGCCCCGTCCACCTTTGGCTCCTTGGACGAGCTGGCCTCACCTCGCCCTGCAGCCAGGGCCAGCCGCCCCTCGGGGGCTGTGAGTGAGGACAGCATCCTGTCCAACGAGTCCTTTGACCAGCTGGACTTGCCCGAACGGCTTTCTGAGCCCCCGCTCCGGGGCTGCGTGTCTGTGGACAACCTCATGGGGCTTGAGGAGCCCCCGGCGGAGGGCCCTGGGAGCAGGGGCCTGAGGGGCTGGTGGCAGGACCCCCTGGGGGATAGCTGCTTTTCCCTGACAGACTGCCAGGAGGTGACAGAGGCCTACCGCCAGGCCCTGGGGGCCTGCTCCAAGCTCAGCTGA